A window from Onychostoma macrolepis isolate SWU-2019 chromosome 07, ASM1243209v1, whole genome shotgun sequence encodes these proteins:
- the irx5a gene encoding Iroquois homeobox protein 5a translates to MAYPQGYLYQPSASLALYSCPAYSTSVISGPRTEELGRSSSGSAFAPYAGSTAFTSASPGYNSHLPYSADAAAATFTSYVSSPYDHTTGMAGSIGYHPYAAPLGSYPYGDPAYRKNATRDATATLKAWLNEHRKNPYPTKGEKIMLAIITKMTLTQVSTWFANARRRLKKENKMTWTPRNRSEDEEEDENIDLEKNDDDEPNKPTDKGDSTDTEADHKLINPGELPCDRFKDESHAKDLDPPLTDSELKDTEERTDLLAEQAKPTTSSPSVLQRGNDLITQEKPSEPGHAVSTGNSNATSVIHSPPSAPKPKLWSLAEIATSSDRCKGSSEAPQAAGLGQSTVIASAASPTRSSPQCPLPNNTVLSRPIYYTSPFYPGYTNYSTFGHLHSSHGTNTSSTAHFNGLSQTVLNRAEALVRESKVRSQTQVDLCKDSPYELKKGMSNI, encoded by the exons ATGGCGTACCCTCAGGGCTACTTGTATCAGCCATCCGCCTCTTTGGCACTTTATTCGTGTCCTGCCTACAGTACAAGCGTGATATCGGGACCCCGGACAGAGGAGCTAGGAAGATCTTCCTCTGGCTCTGCTTTCGCTCCCTATGCCGGATCTACAGCGTTCACCAGCGCCTCGCCAGGCTACAATTCCCATCTTCCGTACAGCGCTGATGCGGCCGCCGCCACTTTCACTTCTTATGTG AGCTCGCCGTATGACCACACGACAGGCATGGCCGGATCTATAGGGTATCATCCTTACGCTGCTCCCTTGGGCTCGTACCCGTATGGAGACCCAGCTTACCGCAAGAATGCTACCCGGGACGCCACAGCCACTTTGAAAGCTTGGCTTAACGAGCACCGGAAAAACCCGTACCCCACCAAAGGCGAGAAGATCATGCTGGCCATCATCACGAAAATGACCCTCACTCAAGTGTCCACCTGGTTCGCCAACGCCAGGAGGAGGCTAAAGAAGGAGAACAAGATGACCTGGACCCCACGGAACCGGAGCGAGGACGAGGAGGAGGACGAAAACATTGATCTCGAGAAAAATGACGACGACGAGCCAAACAAGCCCACGGACAAGGGAGACTCCACAGACACAGAGGCAG aTCATAAACTCATCAACCCAGGGGAGCTACCATGCGACAGGTTTAAAGACGAGTCTCATGCTAAAGATCTTGATCCACCTTTGACAGACTCGGAATTAAAAGACACAGAGGAGAGGACGGATTTGCTCGCCGAGCAAGCAAAACCCACCACCTCTTCTCCCTCCGTCCTACAGAGAGGGAATGATCTCATTACGCAAGAAAAGCCCTCAGAACCGGGCCACGCCGTGAGCACGGGGAACAGCAACGCGACGTCTGTTATTCATTCTCCCCCTTCGGCGCCCAAACCCAAACTCTGGTCTCTAGCCGAGATCGCCACGTCCTCGGACAGGTGCAAAGGGAGCAGTGAGGCTCCACAGGCCGCGGGGCTGGGTCAAAGCACAGTCATAGCCAGCGCTGCCTCGCCGACCCGGTCCTCCCCTCAGTGCCCTCTCCCTAATAACACTGTCCTTTCTCGGCCTATTTACTACACGTCCCCTTTTTACCCGGGCTACACGAACTATAGCACTTTCGGACACCTCCACAGTAGCCACGGCACCAACACCAGCTCCACGGCACATTTCAATGGATTAAGCCAGACTGTTTTAAACAGAGCCGAGGCTCTGGTAAGAGAGAGCAAAGTAAGAAGCCAAACACAGGTAGATCTTTGTAAAGACTCACCTTATGAGCTAAAGAAAGGTATGTCAAACATTTAA